A genomic region of Caulobacter vibrioides contains the following coding sequences:
- a CDS encoding crotonase/enoyl-CoA hydratase family protein produces the protein MSNQDQANYSCFKVEIEAGVAHIQLKRPEAMNTMTRPFWNELPAIVKDIDDNARARCIVISSTGKHFSAGMDLSVFTDDEGVTARQDADRWVAAESFRRFVHHLQDTFSCLDKARMPVIVAIQGGCIGGAVDFISACDIRYATTDAFFQIQEINIGMTADVGTFPRLCKLIPEGWVRELAYAGRRLPAQRARDIGLVNEVFDTHEEVVAHALATAREIAEKSPLAVAGSKVMINYARDHSIADALDYIATWQTGMFSGPHMAEAFTAKAQKRDAVYPDLLPLKKKM, from the coding sequence ATGAGCAACCAGGATCAGGCGAACTATAGCTGTTTCAAGGTCGAGATCGAGGCTGGCGTCGCGCACATCCAGCTGAAGCGTCCCGAAGCCATGAACACCATGACACGGCCGTTCTGGAATGAGCTTCCCGCGATTGTAAAAGATATTGATGACAATGCGCGGGCGCGCTGCATCGTCATCTCCTCGACCGGCAAGCATTTCAGCGCCGGCATGGACCTGTCGGTGTTCACCGACGACGAGGGCGTCACCGCCCGCCAGGACGCCGACCGCTGGGTGGCCGCCGAGAGCTTCCGCCGCTTCGTGCATCACCTGCAGGACACCTTCAGCTGCCTGGACAAGGCGCGCATGCCGGTGATCGTGGCCATCCAGGGCGGCTGCATCGGCGGGGCGGTCGACTTCATCAGCGCCTGCGACATCCGCTATGCGACCACCGACGCCTTCTTCCAGATCCAGGAGATCAACATCGGCATGACCGCCGATGTCGGCACCTTCCCGCGCCTGTGTAAGCTGATCCCCGAGGGCTGGGTGCGGGAGCTGGCCTATGCCGGCCGCCGCCTGCCCGCCCAGCGCGCGCGTGACATCGGCCTCGTCAACGAGGTGTTCGACACCCACGAGGAGGTCGTCGCCCACGCCCTGGCCACCGCCCGCGAGATCGCCGAGAAGTCGCCGCTGGCCGTGGCCGGCAGCAAGGTGATGATCAACTACGCCCGCGACCACTCGATCGCCGACGCGCTGGACTACATCGCCACCTGGCAGACGGGCATGTTCAGCGGCCCGCACATGGCCGAGGCCTTCACGGCCAAGGCCCAGAAGCGCGACGCGGTCTATCCGGACCTGCTGCCGCTGAAGAAGAAGATGTAG
- a CDS encoding molecular chaperone DnaJ — MAQNAGPLPEVSDSPIGYPSVAAALADLAGRPDVQTSVQGDWTIIAQPQPRTLWSFPGAKHPAYPAAVRREVVTGPDGKVYVQMQVLCEASKPACDDLVRSFQALNKKIGASGKRRS, encoded by the coding sequence CGACTCTCCAATCGGCTATCCCTCAGTGGCCGCCGCGCTCGCAGACTTGGCGGGGCGGCCCGATGTCCAGACGTCTGTCCAGGGTGACTGGACGATCATCGCCCAGCCGCAGCCTCGCACGCTCTGGTCATTTCCTGGCGCCAAGCATCCAGCCTATCCGGCCGCCGTCCGACGCGAGGTCGTCACGGGGCCAGACGGCAAGGTCTATGTGCAGATGCAGGTGCTGTGCGAAGCGTCGAAGCCCGCCTGCGACGATCTTGTTCGATCCTTCCAGGCGCTGAACAAGAAGATCGGCGCCTCGGGGAAGCGCCGATCGTAA